The Gasterosteus aculeatus chromosome 17, fGasAcu3.hap1.1, whole genome shotgun sequence genome includes a window with the following:
- the LOC120835806 gene encoding inter-alpha-trypsin inhibitor heavy chain H3 isoform X3, whose protein sequence is MERVVVLMALLGLLLASATTLADKDDWDIYSFHINSTVSSRYATTVITSRVANRMNDSKEIEFHVRIPKNAFISKFRMLIDGQFYDGVVKGKEKAQQQYTEAVSRGQSAGLVSSVGRTMEEFKTSVTLAAHKKVTFELTYEELLKRRLGKYELQIHARPMQPVKDFKVDVYINEKAGINFMEVKGGLNTKALANAITRTHVDKQAWVYFYPTEDQQKTCDICGEQGLNGDLVIAYDVNRNPSLGDIKKSGRYFVHHFAPSNLASIPKNVVFVIDQSGSMHGKKMHQTRIALIHILSDLAEEDHFGLITFDSQVFHWKRELVQATKGNLESAKTFARQIVERGSTDISRAVLEGTRMLNAHPREGSASLLILLTDGDPTSGETNPEVIQSNVRRAIAGKFPLYCLGFGFDVNFEFLEKMSLQNNGVARRIYEDSDADLQLTGFYNEVATPLLTDVTMIYNGGANLTETNFSRYYNGSEIVVAGQITNNDIETFTPQVIAISCNKRVTFSDINATVESMEEASDSSIQRVWAYLTVKQLLEKELVLSGPEKENAKKEALELSLKYSFVTPLTSMVVTKPQGENTDVLHKPREGKNKEALIGMHGYPGPPIQTMMNSQQDDVDYDDFEHHALLVSAADLPYYDSINIQPTIVSPRATDAPLSHRFLQKTENLSLPLCFDVTGNVQLKLLHHPSGELFVNGQLDSVANGGFRRINILLKTDLRVEIDTEKVLLIEGQRISGLDRYISITVGSLTLFSREKEIDVAVGDTRMVILIHKENGKDFLWPILRQRPLDDNVSGILALKPAVYEDVQQSPSTRLKIKGQDYDATRASAVDYSINPSPTEDCWLMSAESALQRSLEDFIVT, encoded by the exons ATGGAGAGAGTCGTGGTGCTAATGGCCCTGCTTGGGCTGCTGCTGGCCTCGGCCACCACACTGGCAGACAAG GACGACTGGGACATCTACAGCTTTCACATCAACTCAACAGTGTCCAGTCGTTATGCAACCACGGTCATCACAAGCCGCGTGGCCAATCGCATGAACGACTCAAAGGAAATAGAATTTCATGTCCGGATTCCCAAGAACGCCTTCATCAGTAAATTCAGAAT GCTCATAGACGGACAATTTTACGACGGCGTTGTGAAAGGCAAAGAGAAAGCGCAGCAGCAGTACACTGAAGCTGTGTCCCGTGGCCAAAGTGCCGGGCTCGTCAG TTCTGTTGGAAGGACAATGGAGGAATTCAAGACCTCTGTGACATTGGCTGCTCACAAAAAGGTCACCTTTGAACTCACATACGAGGAGCTGCTTAAACGGAGGCTCGGCAAGTACGAGCTGCAGATCCACGCTCGACCCATGCAGCCTGTCAAAGACTTCAAG GTTGATGTGTACATTAATGAGAAAGCAGGCATTAATTTCATGGAGGTCAAGGGAGGACTAAACACCAAAGCGCTGGCTAATGCCATCACCAGAACACATGTGGACAAACAG GCGTGGGTGTATTTCTACCCGACAGAGGACCAACAGAAAACATGTGACATCTGTGGAGAGCAGGGCCTGAATGGAGATCTGGTTATTGCTTATGATGTCAACAGGAACCCGTCGCTGGGCGACATCAAG AAATCAGGTCGCTACTTTGTTCATCACTTTGCGCCATCGAATCTTGCCAGCATACCAAAAAATGTTGTCTTCGTTATCGACCAAAGTGGCTCAATGCACGGCAAGAAAATGCACCAG acaCGGATAGCTTTGATCCACATCTTGAGTGACCTGGCGGAGGAGGACCACTTCGGTCTCATCACTTTTGACAGCCAAGTTTTTCACTGGAAACGAGAACTTGTGCAGGCGACCAAGGGAAATCTGGAGAGTGCCAAGACATTCGCACGTCAAATTGTCGAAAGAGGAT ccaCCGACATTAGCAGAGCCGTGTTGGAGGGAACACGTATGCTGAATGCACATCCCAGAGAAGGTTCAGCGTCTCTCCTCATACTTCTCACGGATGGAGACCCTACCTCAG GAGAGACAAATCCTGAGGTCATCCAGTCAAATGTCAGACGTGCCATCGCGGGCAAATTTCCTCTCTACTGCCTCGGTTTTGGTTTTGATGTTAATTTCGAGTTCCTGGAGAAGATGTCGCTGCAGAACAACGGTGTAGCACGGCGGATCTATGAAGACTCTGACGCTGATTTGCAGCTGACG GGTTTCTATAACGAGGTGGCCACTCCTCTGCTGACGGATGTGACAATGATCTACAATGGTGGGGCCAATCTTACAGAGACTAACTTCAGCCGATATTATAACGGCTCTGAGATTGTTGTGGCCGGTCAGATCACCAACAACGACATCGAGACCTTCACTCCACAAGTTATTGCCATTTCA TGCAACAAAAGGGTGACGTTTTCTGACATAAATGCTACGGTGGAGTCGATGGAAGAAGCGTCTGACAGCTCCATCCAAAGGGTTTGGGCCTATCTCACAGTCAAACAGCTTCTGGAGAAAGA GCTGGTGTTATCTGGACCTGAGAAGGAGAACGCGAAGAAAGAGGCCTTGGAGCTGTCGCTGAAGTACAGCTTTGTAACCCCACTTACGTCAATGGTGGTCACAAAGCCGCAGGGGGAAAACACAGATGTGCTCCATAAACCCAGGGAAGGGAAAAATAAAGAGG CACTAATTGGTATGCATG gATATCCCGGTCCACCAA TACAGACAATGATGAATTCCCAACAAGACGACGTTGACTACGATGATTTTGAACATCATGCTTTATTGGTCTCTGCAG CAGATTTGCCTTATTATGACAGCATCAACATACAACCCACTATCGTATCACCGAGGGCTACTGACG CTCCACTTTCTCACAGATTTTtgcaaaaaactgaaaatctgtctcttcctctgtgcTTTGATGTCACTGGAAATGTTCAGCTTAAACTACTTCACCATCCCAGCGGGG AGCTGTTTGTGAATGGTCAGCTTGATTCAGTAGCGAATGGAGGCTTTAGAAGGATTAACATTCTCTTGAAGACTGACCTGCGGGTTGAGATTGACACTGAAAAAGTCCTTCTGATAGAAGGACAGAGAATTTCCGGCCTTGATCGATACATTTCCATCACAGTTGGAAG tttgacaTTGTTTAGCCGGGAGAAGGAAATAGACGTTGCTGTTGGAGACACACGCATGGTCATCTTAATTCATAAGGAGAATGGCAAAGACTTCCTCTGGCCGATTTTGAGACAGCGGCCGTTGGATGACAACGTTTCAGGAATTTTAG CTCTAAAACCAGCAGTTTACGAGGACGTGCAACAAAGTCCCTCAACAAGACTTAAGATCAAAGGCCAGGACTATGATGCTACCAG GGCCAGTGCTGTTGACTACAGTATCAACCCTTCACCCACAGAAGACTGCTGGCTCATGTCTGCTGAGTCTGCCCTGCAGAGAAGCCTGGAGGATTTCATTGTCACATAA
- the LOC120835806 gene encoding inter-alpha-trypsin inhibitor heavy chain H4 isoform X1 — protein sequence MERVVVLMALLGLLLASATTLADKDDWDIYSFHINSTVSSRYATTVITSRVANRMNDSKEIEFHVRIPKNAFISKFRMLIDGQFYDGVVKGKEKAQQQYTEAVSRGQSAGLVSSVGRTMEEFKTSVTLAAHKKVTFELTYEELLKRRLGKYELQIHARPMQPVKDFKVDVYINEKAGINFMEVKGGLNTKALANAITRTHVDKQAWVYFYPTEDQQKTCDICGEQGLNGDLVIAYDVNRNPSLGDIKKSGRYFVHHFAPSNLASIPKNVVFVIDQSGSMHGKKMHQTRIALIHILSDLAEEDHFGLITFDSQVFHWKRELVQATKGNLESAKTFARQIVERGSTDISRAVLEGTRMLNAHPREGSASLLILLTDGDPTSGETNPEVIQSNVRRAIAGKFPLYCLGFGFDVNFEFLEKMSLQNNGVARRIYEDSDADLQLTGFYNEVATPLLTDVTMIYNGGANLTETNFSRYYNGSEIVVAGQITNNDIETFTPQVIAISCNKRVTFSDINATVESMEEASDSSIQRVWAYLTVKQLLEKELVLSGPEKENAKKEALELSLKYSFVTPLTSMVVTKPQGENTDVLHKPREGKNKEGKRQRTQSTVFSTSLIGMHGYPGPPIQTMMNSQQDDVDYDDFEHHALLVSAADLPYYDSINIQPTIVSPRATDAPLSHRFLQKTENLSLPLCFDVTGNVQLKLLHHPSGELFVNGQLDSVANGGFRRINILLKTDLRVEIDTEKVLLIEGQRISGLDRYISITVGSLTLFSREKEIDVAVGDTRMVILIHKENGKDFLWPILRQRPLDDNVSGILALKPAVYEDVQQSPSTRLKIKGQDYDATRASAVDYSINPSPTEDCWLMSAESALQRSLEDFIVT from the exons ATGGAGAGAGTCGTGGTGCTAATGGCCCTGCTTGGGCTGCTGCTGGCCTCGGCCACCACACTGGCAGACAAG GACGACTGGGACATCTACAGCTTTCACATCAACTCAACAGTGTCCAGTCGTTATGCAACCACGGTCATCACAAGCCGCGTGGCCAATCGCATGAACGACTCAAAGGAAATAGAATTTCATGTCCGGATTCCCAAGAACGCCTTCATCAGTAAATTCAGAAT GCTCATAGACGGACAATTTTACGACGGCGTTGTGAAAGGCAAAGAGAAAGCGCAGCAGCAGTACACTGAAGCTGTGTCCCGTGGCCAAAGTGCCGGGCTCGTCAG TTCTGTTGGAAGGACAATGGAGGAATTCAAGACCTCTGTGACATTGGCTGCTCACAAAAAGGTCACCTTTGAACTCACATACGAGGAGCTGCTTAAACGGAGGCTCGGCAAGTACGAGCTGCAGATCCACGCTCGACCCATGCAGCCTGTCAAAGACTTCAAG GTTGATGTGTACATTAATGAGAAAGCAGGCATTAATTTCATGGAGGTCAAGGGAGGACTAAACACCAAAGCGCTGGCTAATGCCATCACCAGAACACATGTGGACAAACAG GCGTGGGTGTATTTCTACCCGACAGAGGACCAACAGAAAACATGTGACATCTGTGGAGAGCAGGGCCTGAATGGAGATCTGGTTATTGCTTATGATGTCAACAGGAACCCGTCGCTGGGCGACATCAAG AAATCAGGTCGCTACTTTGTTCATCACTTTGCGCCATCGAATCTTGCCAGCATACCAAAAAATGTTGTCTTCGTTATCGACCAAAGTGGCTCAATGCACGGCAAGAAAATGCACCAG acaCGGATAGCTTTGATCCACATCTTGAGTGACCTGGCGGAGGAGGACCACTTCGGTCTCATCACTTTTGACAGCCAAGTTTTTCACTGGAAACGAGAACTTGTGCAGGCGACCAAGGGAAATCTGGAGAGTGCCAAGACATTCGCACGTCAAATTGTCGAAAGAGGAT ccaCCGACATTAGCAGAGCCGTGTTGGAGGGAACACGTATGCTGAATGCACATCCCAGAGAAGGTTCAGCGTCTCTCCTCATACTTCTCACGGATGGAGACCCTACCTCAG GAGAGACAAATCCTGAGGTCATCCAGTCAAATGTCAGACGTGCCATCGCGGGCAAATTTCCTCTCTACTGCCTCGGTTTTGGTTTTGATGTTAATTTCGAGTTCCTGGAGAAGATGTCGCTGCAGAACAACGGTGTAGCACGGCGGATCTATGAAGACTCTGACGCTGATTTGCAGCTGACG GGTTTCTATAACGAGGTGGCCACTCCTCTGCTGACGGATGTGACAATGATCTACAATGGTGGGGCCAATCTTACAGAGACTAACTTCAGCCGATATTATAACGGCTCTGAGATTGTTGTGGCCGGTCAGATCACCAACAACGACATCGAGACCTTCACTCCACAAGTTATTGCCATTTCA TGCAACAAAAGGGTGACGTTTTCTGACATAAATGCTACGGTGGAGTCGATGGAAGAAGCGTCTGACAGCTCCATCCAAAGGGTTTGGGCCTATCTCACAGTCAAACAGCTTCTGGAGAAAGA GCTGGTGTTATCTGGACCTGAGAAGGAGAACGCGAAGAAAGAGGCCTTGGAGCTGTCGCTGAAGTACAGCTTTGTAACCCCACTTACGTCAATGGTGGTCACAAAGCCGCAGGGGGAAAACACAGATGTGCTCCATAAACCCAGGGAAGGGAAAAATAAAGAGGGTAAAAGACAGAGAACTCAAAGTACCGTTTTTTCTACTT CACTAATTGGTATGCATG gATATCCCGGTCCACCAA TACAGACAATGATGAATTCCCAACAAGACGACGTTGACTACGATGATTTTGAACATCATGCTTTATTGGTCTCTGCAG CAGATTTGCCTTATTATGACAGCATCAACATACAACCCACTATCGTATCACCGAGGGCTACTGACG CTCCACTTTCTCACAGATTTTtgcaaaaaactgaaaatctgtctcttcctctgtgcTTTGATGTCACTGGAAATGTTCAGCTTAAACTACTTCACCATCCCAGCGGGG AGCTGTTTGTGAATGGTCAGCTTGATTCAGTAGCGAATGGAGGCTTTAGAAGGATTAACATTCTCTTGAAGACTGACCTGCGGGTTGAGATTGACACTGAAAAAGTCCTTCTGATAGAAGGACAGAGAATTTCCGGCCTTGATCGATACATTTCCATCACAGTTGGAAG tttgacaTTGTTTAGCCGGGAGAAGGAAATAGACGTTGCTGTTGGAGACACACGCATGGTCATCTTAATTCATAAGGAGAATGGCAAAGACTTCCTCTGGCCGATTTTGAGACAGCGGCCGTTGGATGACAACGTTTCAGGAATTTTAG CTCTAAAACCAGCAGTTTACGAGGACGTGCAACAAAGTCCCTCAACAAGACTTAAGATCAAAGGCCAGGACTATGATGCTACCAG GGCCAGTGCTGTTGACTACAGTATCAACCCTTCACCCACAGAAGACTGCTGGCTCATGTCTGCTGAGTCTGCCCTGCAGAGAAGCCTGGAGGATTTCATTGTCACATAA
- the LOC120835806 gene encoding inter-alpha-trypsin inhibitor heavy chain H3 isoform X4: MERVVVLMALLGLLLASATTLADKDDWDIYSFHINSTVSSRYATTVITSRVANRMNDSKEIEFHVRIPKNAFISKFRMLIDGQFYDGVVKGKEKAQQQYTEAVSRGQSAGLVSSVGRTMEEFKTSVTLAAHKKVTFELTYEELLKRRLGKYELQIHARPMQPVKDFKVDVYINEKAGINFMEVKGGLNTKALANAITRTHVDKQAWVYFYPTEDQQKTCDICGEQGLNGDLVIAYDVNRNPSLGDIKKSGRYFVHHFAPSNLASIPKNVVFVIDQSGSMHGKKMHQTRIALIHILSDLAEEDHFGLITFDSQVFHWKRELVQATKGNLESAKTFARQIVERGSTDISRAVLEGTRMLNAHPREGSASLLILLTDGDPTSGETNPEVIQSNVRRAIAGKFPLYCLGFGFDVNFEFLEKMSLQNNGVARRIYEDSDADLQLTGFYNEVATPLLTDVTMIYNGGANLTETNFSRYYNGSEIVVAGQITNNDIETFTPQVIAISCNKRVTFSDINATVESMEEASDSSIQRVWAYLTVKQLLEKELVLSGPEKENAKKEALELSLKYSFVTPLTSMVVTKPQGENTDVLHKPREGKNKEALIGMHGYPGPPIQTMMNSQQDDVDYDDFEHHALLVSADLPYYDSINIQPTIVSPRATDAPLSHRFLQKTENLSLPLCFDVTGNVQLKLLHHPSGELFVNGQLDSVANGGFRRINILLKTDLRVEIDTEKVLLIEGQRISGLDRYISITVGSLTLFSREKEIDVAVGDTRMVILIHKENGKDFLWPILRQRPLDDNVSGILALKPAVYEDVQQSPSTRLKIKGQDYDATRASAVDYSINPSPTEDCWLMSAESALQRSLEDFIVT; encoded by the exons ATGGAGAGAGTCGTGGTGCTAATGGCCCTGCTTGGGCTGCTGCTGGCCTCGGCCACCACACTGGCAGACAAG GACGACTGGGACATCTACAGCTTTCACATCAACTCAACAGTGTCCAGTCGTTATGCAACCACGGTCATCACAAGCCGCGTGGCCAATCGCATGAACGACTCAAAGGAAATAGAATTTCATGTCCGGATTCCCAAGAACGCCTTCATCAGTAAATTCAGAAT GCTCATAGACGGACAATTTTACGACGGCGTTGTGAAAGGCAAAGAGAAAGCGCAGCAGCAGTACACTGAAGCTGTGTCCCGTGGCCAAAGTGCCGGGCTCGTCAG TTCTGTTGGAAGGACAATGGAGGAATTCAAGACCTCTGTGACATTGGCTGCTCACAAAAAGGTCACCTTTGAACTCACATACGAGGAGCTGCTTAAACGGAGGCTCGGCAAGTACGAGCTGCAGATCCACGCTCGACCCATGCAGCCTGTCAAAGACTTCAAG GTTGATGTGTACATTAATGAGAAAGCAGGCATTAATTTCATGGAGGTCAAGGGAGGACTAAACACCAAAGCGCTGGCTAATGCCATCACCAGAACACATGTGGACAAACAG GCGTGGGTGTATTTCTACCCGACAGAGGACCAACAGAAAACATGTGACATCTGTGGAGAGCAGGGCCTGAATGGAGATCTGGTTATTGCTTATGATGTCAACAGGAACCCGTCGCTGGGCGACATCAAG AAATCAGGTCGCTACTTTGTTCATCACTTTGCGCCATCGAATCTTGCCAGCATACCAAAAAATGTTGTCTTCGTTATCGACCAAAGTGGCTCAATGCACGGCAAGAAAATGCACCAG acaCGGATAGCTTTGATCCACATCTTGAGTGACCTGGCGGAGGAGGACCACTTCGGTCTCATCACTTTTGACAGCCAAGTTTTTCACTGGAAACGAGAACTTGTGCAGGCGACCAAGGGAAATCTGGAGAGTGCCAAGACATTCGCACGTCAAATTGTCGAAAGAGGAT ccaCCGACATTAGCAGAGCCGTGTTGGAGGGAACACGTATGCTGAATGCACATCCCAGAGAAGGTTCAGCGTCTCTCCTCATACTTCTCACGGATGGAGACCCTACCTCAG GAGAGACAAATCCTGAGGTCATCCAGTCAAATGTCAGACGTGCCATCGCGGGCAAATTTCCTCTCTACTGCCTCGGTTTTGGTTTTGATGTTAATTTCGAGTTCCTGGAGAAGATGTCGCTGCAGAACAACGGTGTAGCACGGCGGATCTATGAAGACTCTGACGCTGATTTGCAGCTGACG GGTTTCTATAACGAGGTGGCCACTCCTCTGCTGACGGATGTGACAATGATCTACAATGGTGGGGCCAATCTTACAGAGACTAACTTCAGCCGATATTATAACGGCTCTGAGATTGTTGTGGCCGGTCAGATCACCAACAACGACATCGAGACCTTCACTCCACAAGTTATTGCCATTTCA TGCAACAAAAGGGTGACGTTTTCTGACATAAATGCTACGGTGGAGTCGATGGAAGAAGCGTCTGACAGCTCCATCCAAAGGGTTTGGGCCTATCTCACAGTCAAACAGCTTCTGGAGAAAGA GCTGGTGTTATCTGGACCTGAGAAGGAGAACGCGAAGAAAGAGGCCTTGGAGCTGTCGCTGAAGTACAGCTTTGTAACCCCACTTACGTCAATGGTGGTCACAAAGCCGCAGGGGGAAAACACAGATGTGCTCCATAAACCCAGGGAAGGGAAAAATAAAGAGG CACTAATTGGTATGCATG gATATCCCGGTCCACCAA TACAGACAATGATGAATTCCCAACAAGACGACGTTGACTACGATGATTTTGAACATCATGCTTTATTGGTCTCTGCAG ATTTGCCTTATTATGACAGCATCAACATACAACCCACTATCGTATCACCGAGGGCTACTGACG CTCCACTTTCTCACAGATTTTtgcaaaaaactgaaaatctgtctcttcctctgtgcTTTGATGTCACTGGAAATGTTCAGCTTAAACTACTTCACCATCCCAGCGGGG AGCTGTTTGTGAATGGTCAGCTTGATTCAGTAGCGAATGGAGGCTTTAGAAGGATTAACATTCTCTTGAAGACTGACCTGCGGGTTGAGATTGACACTGAAAAAGTCCTTCTGATAGAAGGACAGAGAATTTCCGGCCTTGATCGATACATTTCCATCACAGTTGGAAG tttgacaTTGTTTAGCCGGGAGAAGGAAATAGACGTTGCTGTTGGAGACACACGCATGGTCATCTTAATTCATAAGGAGAATGGCAAAGACTTCCTCTGGCCGATTTTGAGACAGCGGCCGTTGGATGACAACGTTTCAGGAATTTTAG CTCTAAAACCAGCAGTTTACGAGGACGTGCAACAAAGTCCCTCAACAAGACTTAAGATCAAAGGCCAGGACTATGATGCTACCAG GGCCAGTGCTGTTGACTACAGTATCAACCCTTCACCCACAGAAGACTGCTGGCTCATGTCTGCTGAGTCTGCCCTGCAGAGAAGCCTGGAGGATTTCATTGTCACATAA
- the LOC144388918 gene encoding uncharacterized protein LOC144388918: protein MLRHFRAKHEAGQAAASIHGDRKVKIDEALVNMIVKDSQPFKVVEDQGFRALVSLLDPTYVLPSRQTLKSMVEAKYHEGKQKAKEKVQKATAVALTSDIWTYIHMDSYLAFTCHFVDEGDKLATVLLAVAKFGERHTASNIASVKRSIK from the exons ATGCTGAGGCACTTTCGTGCCAAGCATGAGGCTGGTCAAGCTGCAGCAAGCATCCATG GTGATAGGAAGGTCAAGATTGACGAGGCACTGGTGAACATGATTGTCAAGGATTCGCAGCCCTTCAAG GTTGTGGAAGATCAAGGCTTTAGGGCCTTGGTGTCTCTTTTGGACCCCACCTATGTCCTTCCTTCAAGGCAGACCTTGAAATCTATGGTGGAGGCCAAGTATCACGAGGGGAAGCAGAAGGCCAAAGAAAAGGTCCAGAAGGCTACTGCTGTGGCTTTGACCTCTGATATATGGACATACATCCACATGGACTCGTACCTGGCCTTCACTTGCCATTTTGTGGATGAAGGGGACAAGTTGGCTACTGTTTTGCTGGCAGTTGCCAAGTTTGGGGAGAGGCACACGGCTTCAAATATTGCCTCTGTAAAAAGGTCCATAAAGTGA
- the LOC120835806 gene encoding inter-alpha-trypsin inhibitor heavy chain H4 isoform X2: MERVVVLMALLGLLLASATTLADKDDWDIYSFHINSTVSSRYATTVITSRVANRMNDSKEIEFHVRIPKNAFISKFRMLIDGQFYDGVVKGKEKAQQQYTEAVSRGQSAGLVSSVGRTMEEFKTSVTLAAHKKVTFELTYEELLKRRLGKYELQIHARPMQPVKDFKVDVYINEKAGINFMEVKGGLNTKALANAITRTHVDKQAWVYFYPTEDQQKTCDICGEQGLNGDLVIAYDVNRNPSLGDIKKSGRYFVHHFAPSNLASIPKNVVFVIDQSGSMHGKKMHQTRIALIHILSDLAEEDHFGLITFDSQVFHWKRELVQATKGNLESAKTFARQIVERGSTDISRAVLEGTRMLNAHPREGSASLLILLTDGDPTSGETNPEVIQSNVRRAIAGKFPLYCLGFGFDVNFEFLEKMSLQNNGVARRIYEDSDADLQLTGFYNEVATPLLTDVTMIYNGGANLTETNFSRYYNGSEIVVAGQITNNDIETFTPQVIAISCNKRVTFSDINATVESMEEASDSSIQRVWAYLTVKQLLEKELVLSGPEKENAKKEALELSLKYSFVTPLTSMVVTKPQGENTDVLHKPREGKNKEGKRQRTQSTVFSTSLIGMHGYPGPPIQTMMNSQQDDVDYDDFEHHALLVSADLPYYDSINIQPTIVSPRATDAPLSHRFLQKTENLSLPLCFDVTGNVQLKLLHHPSGELFVNGQLDSVANGGFRRINILLKTDLRVEIDTEKVLLIEGQRISGLDRYISITVGSLTLFSREKEIDVAVGDTRMVILIHKENGKDFLWPILRQRPLDDNVSGILALKPAVYEDVQQSPSTRLKIKGQDYDATRASAVDYSINPSPTEDCWLMSAESALQRSLEDFIVT, translated from the exons ATGGAGAGAGTCGTGGTGCTAATGGCCCTGCTTGGGCTGCTGCTGGCCTCGGCCACCACACTGGCAGACAAG GACGACTGGGACATCTACAGCTTTCACATCAACTCAACAGTGTCCAGTCGTTATGCAACCACGGTCATCACAAGCCGCGTGGCCAATCGCATGAACGACTCAAAGGAAATAGAATTTCATGTCCGGATTCCCAAGAACGCCTTCATCAGTAAATTCAGAAT GCTCATAGACGGACAATTTTACGACGGCGTTGTGAAAGGCAAAGAGAAAGCGCAGCAGCAGTACACTGAAGCTGTGTCCCGTGGCCAAAGTGCCGGGCTCGTCAG TTCTGTTGGAAGGACAATGGAGGAATTCAAGACCTCTGTGACATTGGCTGCTCACAAAAAGGTCACCTTTGAACTCACATACGAGGAGCTGCTTAAACGGAGGCTCGGCAAGTACGAGCTGCAGATCCACGCTCGACCCATGCAGCCTGTCAAAGACTTCAAG GTTGATGTGTACATTAATGAGAAAGCAGGCATTAATTTCATGGAGGTCAAGGGAGGACTAAACACCAAAGCGCTGGCTAATGCCATCACCAGAACACATGTGGACAAACAG GCGTGGGTGTATTTCTACCCGACAGAGGACCAACAGAAAACATGTGACATCTGTGGAGAGCAGGGCCTGAATGGAGATCTGGTTATTGCTTATGATGTCAACAGGAACCCGTCGCTGGGCGACATCAAG AAATCAGGTCGCTACTTTGTTCATCACTTTGCGCCATCGAATCTTGCCAGCATACCAAAAAATGTTGTCTTCGTTATCGACCAAAGTGGCTCAATGCACGGCAAGAAAATGCACCAG acaCGGATAGCTTTGATCCACATCTTGAGTGACCTGGCGGAGGAGGACCACTTCGGTCTCATCACTTTTGACAGCCAAGTTTTTCACTGGAAACGAGAACTTGTGCAGGCGACCAAGGGAAATCTGGAGAGTGCCAAGACATTCGCACGTCAAATTGTCGAAAGAGGAT ccaCCGACATTAGCAGAGCCGTGTTGGAGGGAACACGTATGCTGAATGCACATCCCAGAGAAGGTTCAGCGTCTCTCCTCATACTTCTCACGGATGGAGACCCTACCTCAG GAGAGACAAATCCTGAGGTCATCCAGTCAAATGTCAGACGTGCCATCGCGGGCAAATTTCCTCTCTACTGCCTCGGTTTTGGTTTTGATGTTAATTTCGAGTTCCTGGAGAAGATGTCGCTGCAGAACAACGGTGTAGCACGGCGGATCTATGAAGACTCTGACGCTGATTTGCAGCTGACG GGTTTCTATAACGAGGTGGCCACTCCTCTGCTGACGGATGTGACAATGATCTACAATGGTGGGGCCAATCTTACAGAGACTAACTTCAGCCGATATTATAACGGCTCTGAGATTGTTGTGGCCGGTCAGATCACCAACAACGACATCGAGACCTTCACTCCACAAGTTATTGCCATTTCA TGCAACAAAAGGGTGACGTTTTCTGACATAAATGCTACGGTGGAGTCGATGGAAGAAGCGTCTGACAGCTCCATCCAAAGGGTTTGGGCCTATCTCACAGTCAAACAGCTTCTGGAGAAAGA GCTGGTGTTATCTGGACCTGAGAAGGAGAACGCGAAGAAAGAGGCCTTGGAGCTGTCGCTGAAGTACAGCTTTGTAACCCCACTTACGTCAATGGTGGTCACAAAGCCGCAGGGGGAAAACACAGATGTGCTCCATAAACCCAGGGAAGGGAAAAATAAAGAGGGTAAAAGACAGAGAACTCAAAGTACCGTTTTTTCTACTT CACTAATTGGTATGCATG gATATCCCGGTCCACCAA TACAGACAATGATGAATTCCCAACAAGACGACGTTGACTACGATGATTTTGAACATCATGCTTTATTGGTCTCTGCAG ATTTGCCTTATTATGACAGCATCAACATACAACCCACTATCGTATCACCGAGGGCTACTGACG CTCCACTTTCTCACAGATTTTtgcaaaaaactgaaaatctgtctcttcctctgtgcTTTGATGTCACTGGAAATGTTCAGCTTAAACTACTTCACCATCCCAGCGGGG AGCTGTTTGTGAATGGTCAGCTTGATTCAGTAGCGAATGGAGGCTTTAGAAGGATTAACATTCTCTTGAAGACTGACCTGCGGGTTGAGATTGACACTGAAAAAGTCCTTCTGATAGAAGGACAGAGAATTTCCGGCCTTGATCGATACATTTCCATCACAGTTGGAAG tttgacaTTGTTTAGCCGGGAGAAGGAAATAGACGTTGCTGTTGGAGACACACGCATGGTCATCTTAATTCATAAGGAGAATGGCAAAGACTTCCTCTGGCCGATTTTGAGACAGCGGCCGTTGGATGACAACGTTTCAGGAATTTTAG CTCTAAAACCAGCAGTTTACGAGGACGTGCAACAAAGTCCCTCAACAAGACTTAAGATCAAAGGCCAGGACTATGATGCTACCAG GGCCAGTGCTGTTGACTACAGTATCAACCCTTCACCCACAGAAGACTGCTGGCTCATGTCTGCTGAGTCTGCCCTGCAGAGAAGCCTGGAGGATTTCATTGTCACATAA